In Actinoplanes derwentensis, the following proteins share a genomic window:
- a CDS encoding cupin domain-containing protein yields the protein MAIVQEVVQVVCTDQPERTIERDESHLLAAPHTNPFPVKLWRDHDLLTVVHVPQEYTAQPFAPPRGIYENTQVRIEWQTMDNRQPFYHRNCDVDEISYQIAGERTLMTELGVVEHRPGEFSRLPRGVAHDNYGRTESHLLFYTPAPAREESPAVRLSEPAFPAFPGWEPSAINEAVTQCLGTPGHDITVFPIDEQRLLEQVHTEEERLQVLRGTHDGVNWLYRSAYFRLAMVRLPAVDGRIYWRTLDADEIQYQVSGHRTLVTQRGIVELQPGDFVRIPLGIAHTSISHADTEYIALYSSRELPQIAPSAKTAEPYSPQLLAALRG from the coding sequence ATGGCCATCGTGCAAGAAGTCGTCCAGGTCGTCTGCACCGACCAGCCGGAACGCACGATCGAACGCGACGAAAGCCACCTGTTGGCGGCGCCGCACACCAACCCGTTCCCCGTGAAACTCTGGCGCGACCACGACCTGCTGACAGTCGTACACGTCCCGCAGGAGTACACCGCGCAGCCGTTCGCCCCGCCTCGTGGCATCTACGAGAACACCCAGGTCCGCATCGAATGGCAGACCATGGACAACCGGCAGCCGTTCTATCACCGCAACTGCGACGTCGACGAGATCTCGTACCAGATCGCCGGCGAGCGGACCCTGATGACCGAACTGGGTGTCGTCGAGCACCGGCCCGGAGAATTCTCCCGGCTGCCGCGCGGAGTCGCTCACGACAACTACGGCCGCACGGAGAGCCACCTGCTCTTCTACACCCCCGCTCCAGCTCGGGAAGAGAGCCCCGCGGTCCGGCTGTCCGAGCCGGCCTTTCCCGCCTTCCCCGGATGGGAACCCAGCGCGATCAACGAAGCCGTCACCCAATGCCTGGGGACCCCGGGACACGACATCACCGTGTTCCCCATCGACGAACAGCGCCTGCTGGAGCAGGTCCATACCGAAGAGGAACGGCTGCAGGTGCTGCGTGGCACCCACGACGGTGTGAACTGGCTCTACCGTTCCGCCTACTTCCGGCTCGCGATGGTACGGCTGCCCGCCGTCGACGGCCGCATCTACTGGCGCACCCTGGACGCCGACGAGATCCAATACCAGGTCAGCGGCCACCGCACCCTGGTGACCCAGCGCGGGATCGTCGAGCTACAGCCGGGCGACTTCGTCCGTATCCCGCTGGGCATCGCGCACACCAGCATCAGCCACGCCGACACCGAGTACATCGCCCTCTACTCCAGCCGTGAGCTGCCTCAGATCGCCCCGAGTGCCAAGACCGCCGAACCGTACTCGCCGCAGCTTCTGGCCGCCCTGCGGGGCTGA
- a CDS encoding alcohol dehydrogenase catalytic domain-containing protein has product MTAMLAARAQQGSTGLHLDKIEIPELGPQDVLVKVASAGLAPGMMTLLAQGAFKHLPTTLGHEAAGTIAAIGEAVDSVTVGARVRVHPNLNCRECGFCRSDRDMMCPQQAMIGHAAFGETPMPLYDRYHDGGLAEYVRVPHWLVDTLPDTVSFDVGAKIHDLANAVRALKCAALPNAATLIVTAATGTMGTATIKLAAHFGVARLILVGRNTERLDAVRELAGDIPTDVVALDALPGDWATTGGLTRALRALAPHGADAVLDFIPDGPASTQSLAALATGGTLVHMGANRAPLALPYIAIMVNCWRVVGTRACTRTDAREVLDLLAGGALIIDDLITHRFPLAQADAAVAALQSRIEPIWMAVVTP; this is encoded by the coding sequence ATGACAGCGATGCTCGCCGCCCGAGCCCAGCAGGGCTCCACCGGACTGCACCTGGACAAGATCGAGATCCCTGAGCTCGGCCCGCAGGACGTACTGGTCAAGGTCGCCTCCGCCGGCCTGGCACCGGGAATGATGACGTTGCTGGCCCAGGGCGCGTTCAAACACCTGCCCACCACCCTCGGACACGAGGCTGCCGGCACGATCGCCGCAATCGGTGAGGCCGTCGACAGTGTCACGGTCGGTGCCAGGGTCCGGGTCCACCCCAACTTGAACTGCCGCGAATGCGGTTTCTGCCGCTCCGACCGGGACATGATGTGCCCGCAGCAGGCGATGATCGGCCACGCCGCCTTCGGCGAGACGCCCATGCCGTTGTACGACCGCTACCACGACGGCGGCCTCGCCGAGTACGTGCGCGTCCCACACTGGCTGGTCGACACCCTGCCCGACACGGTCAGCTTCGACGTCGGCGCCAAGATCCACGACCTGGCCAACGCGGTCCGCGCCCTCAAATGCGCCGCCCTGCCCAACGCGGCCACCCTCATCGTGACCGCCGCGACCGGAACGATGGGCACCGCCACCATCAAACTCGCCGCCCACTTCGGCGTGGCACGCCTGATCCTCGTCGGCCGTAACACCGAACGTCTCGACGCGGTCCGGGAACTGGCCGGCGATATCCCCACCGATGTCGTCGCCCTCGACGCTCTCCCGGGCGACTGGGCCACTACAGGAGGCCTCACCCGCGCCCTGCGGGCCCTGGCGCCGCACGGCGCCGACGCCGTCCTCGACTTCATCCCGGACGGGCCCGCCTCCACCCAGAGCCTGGCCGCGCTCGCCACCGGCGGCACCCTGGTCCACATGGGCGCCAACCGTGCCCCGCTCGCCCTGCCGTACATCGCGATCATGGTCAACTGCTGGCGGGTGGTCGGCACCCGCGCCTGCACCCGCACCGACGCCCGGGAAGTGCTCGACCTGCTCGCCGGAGGCGCTCTGATCATCGACGACCTGATCACCCACCGGTTCCCGCTGGCGCAGGCCGACGCGGCCGTCGCCGCCCTGCAGAGCCGCATCGAACCCATCTGGATGGCGGTGGTCACCCCGTGA
- a CDS encoding bifunctional 3-(3-hydroxy-phenyl)propionate/3-hydroxycinnamic acid hydroxylase, with the protein MTQDHLPVLVVGGGPVGLTVANLLGAAGVPVTLVERNPSTSDEAKAISLDDESLRTLQRAGLADAVLDIVVPGTGTRYYDRKGRPLFHARGPQPYRNGYPFKNQFAQPELERVLLDALKSRPEVDVRFGTELVAVLDRGSDESAAVVELCPTGQPAAAAETRRFSWVLACDGGRSTVRELLGIDMTGTSHHEVWLVADTTGDDHDQRYGMHHGRPDRPTVIVPGRNGRCRYEFRLQPGEGQKGPTDFETIRRLVVPYRQITEQQVERSTNYTFNAVVADRWRDGRCLLLGDAAHMMPPFAGQGLNSGVRDAANIAWKINEVWQQRASAHLLDTYEQERLPHATAMVKYSAQLGDVVMTTNRRRALIRDLAVRAMLTVPAGRRYLTQMRFRPAARQRQGCVFDTHQLTGTLLPQPRVLQPPRLRPVPLDDVLGPGFAVIGVQVPAAAWKAFDTSAWWRELPVPLRRIDVLFDDRLPRDTADRLAVADADGTLEQALHSARGRFVLVKPDRYVAAVMSPADVEKTGADIWEVLA; encoded by the coding sequence GTGACCCAGGACCACCTGCCGGTGCTGGTCGTCGGCGGCGGCCCGGTCGGGCTGACCGTCGCCAACCTGCTCGGCGCAGCCGGGGTACCGGTCACGCTCGTCGAACGCAACCCGTCGACCAGCGACGAAGCCAAAGCGATCAGTCTCGACGACGAGTCGCTGCGCACGTTGCAGCGCGCCGGTCTCGCCGACGCCGTGCTCGACATCGTCGTGCCCGGCACCGGCACCCGCTACTACGACCGCAAGGGCCGCCCGCTGTTCCATGCCCGCGGACCGCAGCCCTACCGCAACGGCTACCCGTTCAAAAACCAGTTCGCCCAGCCCGAGCTGGAGCGGGTGCTGCTCGATGCCCTCAAGTCCCGGCCGGAAGTAGACGTCCGGTTCGGCACCGAACTGGTCGCGGTCCTCGACCGCGGCAGCGACGAGTCCGCAGCGGTCGTCGAACTATGCCCCACCGGCCAGCCTGCCGCCGCAGCCGAGACCCGGCGATTCAGCTGGGTGCTGGCCTGTGACGGCGGCCGGTCCACCGTCCGCGAACTGCTCGGCATCGACATGACCGGAACCAGCCACCACGAGGTGTGGCTCGTCGCCGACACCACCGGCGACGACCATGATCAGCGATACGGCATGCATCACGGCCGCCCCGACCGGCCCACCGTGATCGTGCCCGGCCGCAACGGCCGCTGCCGGTACGAATTCCGGCTGCAGCCCGGCGAAGGACAGAAGGGCCCTACCGACTTCGAGACGATCCGCCGGTTGGTCGTACCGTACCGGCAGATCACCGAGCAACAGGTCGAACGGTCCACCAACTACACCTTCAACGCGGTCGTCGCCGACCGCTGGCGCGACGGCCGGTGCCTGCTGCTCGGCGACGCCGCGCACATGATGCCGCCGTTCGCCGGCCAGGGTCTCAACTCGGGTGTCCGCGACGCCGCCAACATCGCTTGGAAGATCAACGAGGTCTGGCAGCAACGAGCCTCCGCACACCTGCTAGACACCTACGAGCAGGAACGCCTGCCGCACGCCACCGCGATGGTCAAGTACTCGGCGCAGCTCGGTGACGTCGTCATGACCACCAACCGTCGCCGAGCCCTGATCCGTGACCTCGCCGTTCGCGCCATGCTGACGGTCCCGGCCGGGCGCCGCTACCTGACCCAGATGCGGTTCCGGCCGGCAGCCCGGCAGCGCCAGGGATGCGTCTTCGACACCCACCAGCTGACCGGGACGTTGCTGCCGCAACCACGCGTGCTGCAACCACCGCGCCTGCGTCCCGTGCCGCTCGACGACGTACTCGGTCCCGGATTCGCCGTGATCGGCGTGCAGGTACCGGCTGCCGCCTGGAAGGCCTTCGACACCAGCGCCTGGTGGCGCGAACTCCCGGTTCCATTGCGCCGCATCGACGTGCTCTTCGACGACCGGCTACCCCGCGACACCGCCGACCGACTGGCGGTCGCGGACGCCGACGGCACCCTGGAACAGGCCCTGCACTCCGCCCGCGGCCGGTTCGTGCTGGTCAAACCCGACCGGTATGTCGCCGCGGTGATGAGCCCGGCCGACGTCGAGAAGACCGGCGCCGACATCTGGGAGGTGCTTGCATGA
- a CDS encoding quinone oxidoreductase family protein has protein sequence MTTPISTTAIWVHEHGGPGNLIVENRPLPPIGPTDVLVAVDTAGVSGWDLKYRRGLQHGTKLPGRDPFPMPQQLGREAAGTVVAVGTDVTAHRPGDRVVAVVHPENPYAAETYRGLGNLSTGIAIPGHQAPGAYADYLVRDERLWLPLPDHVDLEQAAVTLWSYGTSHRILRDRLRVRAGDTLLVTGAGGPMGLATLQLAAIFGVRAIATTRHADRAARLRDAGADDVILTVDAHAAAAQIRELTGGVGVDHTVDYSTSAVLLRLGFDALRLGGTLCPAAGEQNPPGPMPFTVFDMTRLEAGIVGARGARHEDALRVLALLGDGRLHTPIAARFPLTEAAAAHTLMEDSTDVVGRIVLKPAATATTSAV, from the coding sequence ATGACGACGCCGATCAGCACCACCGCAATCTGGGTACACGAACACGGCGGACCGGGCAACCTGATCGTCGAAAACCGTCCTCTGCCACCGATCGGACCCACCGACGTGCTGGTCGCCGTCGACACCGCCGGCGTCTCCGGCTGGGACCTCAAGTACCGGCGTGGCCTGCAGCACGGCACGAAACTACCCGGCCGTGATCCGTTCCCGATGCCGCAACAGCTCGGCCGCGAAGCCGCCGGAACGGTGGTGGCCGTCGGTACGGACGTCACCGCACACCGCCCGGGTGATCGGGTCGTCGCCGTCGTACATCCGGAGAACCCCTATGCGGCCGAGACGTATCGGGGGCTGGGCAACCTGTCGACCGGCATCGCCATCCCCGGACATCAGGCGCCCGGAGCGTACGCGGACTACCTGGTGCGCGACGAGCGGCTGTGGTTGCCGTTGCCTGATCACGTGGACCTCGAACAGGCCGCAGTCACGCTGTGGTCCTACGGCACCAGCCATCGGATTCTGCGCGATCGGCTGCGGGTCCGCGCCGGAGACACTCTGCTGGTGACCGGCGCTGGCGGGCCGATGGGCCTGGCCACCCTGCAACTGGCTGCGATCTTCGGTGTCCGGGCCATCGCGACCACCCGACATGCCGATCGCGCTGCCCGGCTGCGCGACGCCGGCGCAGACGATGTCATCCTCACCGTCGACGCCCACGCCGCCGCCGCGCAGATCCGCGAGCTGACCGGTGGCGTGGGCGTCGACCATACCGTCGACTATTCGACCAGTGCCGTCCTGCTGCGGCTCGGCTTCGATGCGCTGCGCCTGGGTGGCACCCTCTGCCCGGCGGCGGGGGAGCAGAACCCACCCGGGCCGATGCCGTTCACCGTCTTCGACATGACTCGCCTGGAGGCCGGCATCGTCGGTGCCCGTGGCGCCCGGCACGAGGACGCGCTGCGCGTGTTGGCGCTGCTGGGCGACGGGCGGCTGCATACGCCGATCGCGGCGCGCTTCCCGCTCACCGAGGCCGCCGCGGCCCACACGCTGATGGAGGACAGCACCGATGTCGTCGGCCGGATCGTCCTCAAACCCGCGGCGACCGCCACGACCTCAGCCGTCTGA
- a CDS encoding NAD(P)-dependent alcohol dehydrogenase, protein MPIPTTAAIARPGANTFSWEPILLDEPGPDEVLVKLVATGLCHTDLSVLAGRLPTPLPAILGHEGAGIVEAVGPGTQNLQPGDRVVLSFNSCGRCARCRIGQPTRCDTYFPRNFGAARPDGSSPARTADGTPVGALFFGQSSLARHAVVSAHSVVRVQPRDDRELALLAPVGCGVQTGAGAVLNLLQPGPGDTLAVFGAGAVGLSAVMAARLSATATVIAADRVRSRLDLATELGATHTIDTGTEDLGKRLVDITGGRGVTYIVETTGVPALLELAATAITAYGTVAVVGAPAAGSRASFDVNALIDGRTIRGVTEGGSDRITFIPALIDLFRQGRLPYDRFVELYPVQRLDQAVDDARSGRTIKPVVVFDDEPSEANR, encoded by the coding sequence GTGCCCATCCCCACCACGGCGGCCATCGCCAGGCCCGGCGCGAACACCTTCAGCTGGGAGCCGATTCTCCTCGACGAACCGGGACCGGACGAGGTCCTGGTCAAGCTGGTCGCCACCGGGTTGTGCCACACCGACCTGTCGGTGCTCGCCGGGCGGCTACCGACGCCGCTACCCGCGATCCTGGGCCACGAGGGCGCCGGAATCGTCGAAGCCGTCGGTCCCGGCACCCAGAATCTGCAACCGGGCGACCGGGTCGTGCTGTCCTTCAACTCCTGCGGCCGGTGCGCCCGCTGCCGCATCGGTCAGCCCACCCGCTGCGACACCTACTTCCCGCGCAACTTCGGTGCCGCCCGGCCCGACGGGAGCAGCCCGGCGCGTACCGCTGACGGAACACCGGTCGGAGCACTGTTCTTCGGCCAGTCGTCACTGGCCCGGCACGCGGTGGTGTCCGCGCACAGCGTGGTCCGCGTACAACCGCGCGACGATCGTGAACTCGCCCTTCTCGCACCGGTCGGCTGCGGCGTCCAGACCGGCGCCGGCGCCGTGCTGAACCTGCTTCAGCCAGGGCCAGGCGACACCCTGGCGGTGTTCGGTGCCGGAGCTGTCGGTTTGTCCGCGGTGATGGCCGCCCGGCTGAGCGCGACGGCGACCGTGATCGCCGCCGACCGCGTGCGGTCCCGCCTCGACCTGGCCACCGAACTCGGGGCGACCCACACCATCGACACCGGCACGGAAGACCTCGGCAAACGTCTCGTCGACATCACCGGCGGCCGCGGCGTCACCTACATCGTCGAGACCACCGGCGTGCCCGCACTGCTGGAACTGGCAGCCACGGCCATCACGGCGTACGGCACCGTCGCCGTCGTCGGCGCACCGGCCGCGGGAAGCCGGGCCTCCTTCGACGTCAACGCCCTCATCGACGGGCGCACCATCCGCGGCGTCACCGAGGGCGGCTCCGACCGGATCACCTTCATTCCCGCCCTGATCGACCTGTTCCGGCAGGGCCGCCTGCCGTACGACCGCTTCGTCGAGCTCTATCCCGTTCAGCGGCTCGACCAAGCGGTCGATGATGCCCGTTCCGGGCGCACCATCAAACCGGTGGTCGTGTTCGACGACGAGCCGAGCGAGGCGAACCGATGA